From Arthrobacter sp. FW306-2-2C-D06B, a single genomic window includes:
- a CDS encoding DNA-3-methyladenine glycosylase I, which produces MNPPENGTIIGDDGLARPPWASVDPLMREYYDHEWGMPVRDERGLYERISLEGFQAGLSWATILRKRDGFRSAFLDFHPESVAAFTEADVERLMQDSGIVRNRLKIRAAITNAKATIALRTEGGLVDFVWSFQPESTPEPRTFADVATQSPESVALSKALRKKGFAFVGPTTMYALMEAIGMIDTHLLDSHRRGSSGVWL; this is translated from the coding sequence ATGAACCCGCCCGAGAACGGCACCATCATTGGCGACGACGGCCTTGCGCGTCCGCCGTGGGCTTCCGTCGATCCGCTCATGCGCGAGTACTACGACCACGAGTGGGGCATGCCCGTCCGGGACGAGCGGGGCTTGTATGAGCGCATCAGCCTCGAGGGATTCCAAGCGGGCTTGTCCTGGGCGACGATCTTGCGCAAGCGCGACGGCTTCCGGTCCGCCTTCTTGGACTTCCACCCGGAAAGCGTTGCGGCTTTCACGGAGGCCGACGTCGAACGGCTGATGCAGGATTCGGGAATCGTGCGCAACCGCCTCAAGATCCGTGCAGCCATCACCAACGCCAAGGCCACCATCGCCTTGCGGACCGAGGGCGGGTTAGTGGACTTCGTGTGGTCGTTCCAACCGGAGTCGACGCCGGAACCGCGTACGTTTGCCGACGTCGCCACCCAATCGCCGGAGTCAGTTGCTCTGTCCAAAGCCCTGCGTAAGAAGGGCTTCGCTTTCGTGGGCCCCACCACCATGTATGCGCTGATGGAGGCGATCGGGATGATCGATACCCACCTTCTTGACAGCCACCGTCGTGGCAGCTCCGGAGTTTGGCTCTGA
- a CDS encoding alpha-ketoglutarate-dependent dioxygenase AlkB family protein: MSSGWTEPLFPLELPDPPDAGPREIAPGAVHVPGWLSLEQQQWIAARFEEWTRGPVPLRAAVLPGGHPMSVRTVCLGWHWQPYRYTREAFDVNGRRVLDFPDWMVRLGRKALFEAYGDAAEAASYAPDTALVNFYDEAAKMGMHQDKDERSRAPVVSLSIGDSCVFRFGNTETRTKPYTDVELSSGDLFVFGGASRFAYHGVTKVLPGTAPEGCGLPRGRINITMRATGMS, from the coding sequence ATGAGTTCAGGGTGGACGGAGCCGCTGTTTCCGCTTGAGTTGCCGGACCCGCCCGACGCCGGTCCCCGGGAGATCGCGCCCGGCGCGGTGCACGTTCCGGGCTGGTTGAGCCTTGAGCAGCAACAGTGGATCGCAGCCCGTTTCGAGGAGTGGACGCGGGGTCCTGTCCCCTTGCGCGCCGCCGTCCTTCCAGGCGGGCACCCGATGTCCGTCCGGACGGTCTGCCTCGGCTGGCACTGGCAGCCCTATCGGTACACACGCGAGGCCTTTGACGTCAACGGGCGGCGGGTCCTCGACTTTCCTGACTGGATGGTGCGCCTGGGCCGCAAAGCGCTCTTCGAGGCCTACGGCGACGCCGCCGAAGCCGCAAGCTACGCGCCGGACACTGCGCTGGTGAACTTCTACGACGAGGCCGCCAAGATGGGGATGCACCAGGACAAGGACGAAAGGTCCCGGGCCCCTGTGGTGTCGCTCAGCATCGGAGACAGTTGCGTCTTCCGCTTCGGAAACACGGAGACGCGCACCAAGCCGTATACCGACGTCGAACTCTCCTCAGGAGACCTCTTCGTGTTCGGTGGCGCATCCCGCTTTGCGTACCACGGAGTCACCAAGGTTCTCCCCGGAACGGCTCCCGAAGGCTGCGGGCTGCCGCGGGGGCGGATCAACATCACCATGCGTGCCACGGGAATGTCGTAG
- a CDS encoding methylated-DNA--[protein]-cysteine S-methyltransferase — protein sequence MTTRHTTIDSPLGRLTLTAQDDQLTGIFFEGHWHMPPSEFFGEAVPAEDPLFQQTAVELGEYLAGERTVFDVPFKASGNPFQQRIWARLEEIPYGETVSYGELATELGDRNLSQAVGSAVGRNPLSVIIPCHRVVGRDGKLTGYAGGLDNKRFLLELEEPAAAKESKLF from the coding sequence ATGACCACTAGGCACACAACGATTGATTCCCCGCTGGGCCGGCTCACACTGACTGCCCAGGACGATCAGCTGACCGGCATTTTCTTCGAGGGTCATTGGCATATGCCGCCTTCGGAATTCTTCGGTGAAGCCGTCCCGGCCGAGGATCCCCTGTTCCAGCAAACTGCCGTTGAACTCGGCGAATACCTGGCTGGTGAGCGGACGGTGTTCGACGTCCCGTTCAAGGCTTCCGGGAACCCGTTCCAGCAGCGGATCTGGGCAAGGCTCGAAGAAATTCCGTACGGGGAAACCGTCAGCTACGGAGAGCTGGCGACTGAACTGGGCGATCGCAACCTTTCCCAGGCCGTCGGCTCGGCAGTTGGCCGGAATCCATTGAGCGTCATCATCCCGTGCCATCGGGTTGTGGGGCGCGACGGGAAGCTCACCGGATACGCCGGCGGCCTCGACAACAAACGGTTCCTCCTGGAACTCGAAGAACCAGCGGCGGCGAAGGAAAGCAAGCTCTTCTAA
- a CDS encoding cell division protein CrgA: MPESKPRKRAARPTEAATAQQYKPNPIWYKPVMFGLMIIGLLWIITFYITSGQLPVAAWASWNIVAGFGIAIVGFLMTTRWRS, encoded by the coding sequence GTGCCCGAGTCCAAGCCCCGCAAGAGGGCCGCCCGCCCCACCGAGGCGGCCACCGCACAGCAATACAAGCCGAACCCCATCTGGTACAAGCCTGTCATGTTCGGTCTCATGATCATCGGCCTGCTGTGGATCATCACCTTCTACATCACCAGCGGCCAGCTTCCCGTGGCCGCATGGGCGTCATGGAACATCGTGGCAGGTTTCGGCATCGCAATTGTCGGCTTCCTCATGACCACGCGCTGGCGTTCCTGA
- a CDS encoding class E sortase, whose product MRKIVQIVGELLVTAGLILLLFVAWELWWTNVEADAKQSQAVQGFAKSFAGPVAPVAPANPAAPPDYGKPVVAEAPEHGGMIGVMYIPRFGPDYSRPIIEGTGSDILDTLGLGHYGTTSMPGAPGNFAVAGHRQTHGAVLDNIHLLVPGDKIYVQTKDGYYTYVFRNNQIVLPSRTDVLLPVPTQPGATPTQSYLTMTSCNPRFGAQERIIAYSVLESWQPASAGPPQDIATQVAQTAGKG is encoded by the coding sequence GTGCGCAAGATCGTCCAGATCGTAGGCGAGTTGCTTGTCACCGCGGGACTCATCCTGTTGCTCTTTGTGGCTTGGGAACTGTGGTGGACCAACGTCGAAGCCGACGCCAAGCAAAGCCAGGCCGTCCAGGGTTTTGCGAAGAGTTTTGCGGGACCTGTGGCGCCCGTTGCCCCCGCCAACCCTGCTGCACCGCCGGACTACGGGAAGCCCGTGGTTGCCGAGGCTCCCGAGCACGGCGGCATGATCGGCGTCATGTACATTCCTCGATTCGGCCCGGATTATTCGCGGCCCATCATCGAGGGAACCGGTTCCGACATTCTGGACACGCTGGGCCTTGGCCACTACGGGACCACAAGCATGCCGGGAGCCCCGGGCAACTTCGCCGTCGCGGGGCACCGCCAGACCCATGGCGCCGTGCTCGACAACATCCATCTCCTGGTACCGGGCGACAAGATATATGTGCAGACCAAAGACGGTTATTACACATACGTTTTCCGCAACAACCAGATCGTGCTGCCTTCCCGGACGGACGTCCTTCTTCCGGTTCCCACACAGCCTGGTGCGACGCCCACCCAAAGCTACTTGACCATGACCAGCTGCAATCCGCGCTTCGGTGCGCAAGAACGCATCATTGCTTACTCCGTTCTGGAAAGCTGGCAGCCGGCATCCGCCGGGCCACCACAGGACATCGCCACGCAAGTCGCCCAGACGGCCGGAAAGGGTTAA
- a CDS encoding aminodeoxychorismate/anthranilate synthase component II, protein MSTTKILVVDNYDSFVYTLVGYLQELGAETTVVRNDDVTLAEAIELADGRDGVLISPGPGTPADAGVCIELIRWCGDNNKPMLGVCLGHQALAEAYGGTVTHAPELMHGKTSPVQHDGKSVFAGLPSPVTATRYHSLAAVRESIPDVLEITAETASGVVMGLQHRSAPLCGVQFHPESVLTEGGYLMLGNWLESLGMPGAAARAATLSPLIQR, encoded by the coding sequence ATGAGCACAACAAAAATCCTCGTCGTGGACAACTACGACAGCTTCGTCTACACCTTGGTCGGCTACTTGCAGGAACTCGGTGCGGAAACCACAGTGGTCCGGAACGACGACGTCACCCTCGCCGAAGCGATCGAGCTTGCGGACGGACGCGACGGCGTGCTGATCTCCCCCGGCCCTGGCACCCCGGCGGACGCCGGAGTCTGCATTGAGTTGATCAGGTGGTGCGGAGACAACAACAAACCGATGCTCGGGGTCTGCCTCGGGCACCAGGCCCTGGCCGAGGCCTACGGCGGGACCGTCACGCACGCGCCAGAGCTGATGCACGGCAAGACCTCACCTGTGCAGCATGACGGCAAAAGCGTTTTCGCCGGTCTGCCTTCGCCGGTAACGGCCACCCGCTACCACTCCCTGGCGGCTGTCCGGGAAAGCATTCCCGACGTCCTGGAAATCACCGCCGAAACCGCCAGCGGGGTTGTCATGGGCCTGCAGCACCGTTCGGCGCCGCTGTGCGGTGTGCAGTTCCACCCGGAGTCGGTGCTCACCGAAGGTGGCTACCTCATGCTCGGCAACTGGCTTGAATCACTCGGGATGCCCGGGGCGGCCGCCCGTGCAGCCACCCTGAGCCCCCTGATCCAGCGCTAG
- the pknB gene encoding Stk1 family PASTA domain-containing Ser/Thr kinase, translating to MPTGRPTPAHREDSTPMTSQRVLNGRYELGELLGRGGMADVYKGVDTVLGRTVAVKLLRADLARDPQFHARFKREAQAVAALNHSSIVAIYDTGEYTVPGGPGEDVRVPYIVMEYVSGRTVRDLIRAKELDIDQAIEFILGVLAALEYSHKAGIVHRDIKPANVMVTGESNDVKVMDFGIARAMADSAATMTQTQAVVGTAQYLSPEQALGETVDARSDLYSAACLLFEMLTSRPPFTGDSPVSVAYQHVREIPEPASTFNPAVSEALDSVLAKGLQKNRADRFQDAAAFRRALRAAKNGVAVPAVAAGTPTDVHEAVPSTQQIPEGGLARGLMGAEFLDSTLSGGPGNDEAAGDQDLLAREAAESESEAEHDGAMPLGFAPERERTARQKSRRRAWTAVVVILVLLVLAGGGFWVYTTVNQKPPPPPLIAVPAVANMSEATALQTLYGANLSPESHHVPDDKVPKGTVISTDPGAGSQVAPKSQVTLKVSDGPVSATVPAGLSGLTEAAARDLLRQAGLVGGSSTLANSATVPAGSVISTKPASGAVVGVGSTVDLVVSTGKVAVPQLVGLSKADAEALLKQNGLAIAVTEQENSQVAPGKVTGQGDAFNSLVEQGKTISVIVAKAPAPPPSPTPTPTPSPSDTKGGGGLGGLGG from the coding sequence ATGCCAACCGGACGCCCCACCCCTGCCCACAGAGAGGACAGCACTCCAATGACATCCCAGCGCGTCCTCAACGGGCGGTACGAACTCGGTGAATTGCTCGGCCGTGGTGGCATGGCCGATGTCTACAAGGGCGTCGACACGGTGCTCGGACGAACTGTCGCGGTGAAACTGCTCCGTGCCGATCTTGCCCGCGATCCGCAGTTCCATGCCCGCTTCAAGCGCGAGGCCCAGGCGGTGGCGGCCCTGAACCACTCCTCGATCGTCGCCATCTACGACACCGGCGAGTACACCGTGCCCGGTGGCCCGGGCGAGGACGTCCGGGTCCCTTACATCGTCATGGAATACGTGTCCGGCCGGACTGTCCGCGATCTGATCCGGGCCAAGGAACTGGACATCGATCAAGCCATCGAATTCATCCTTGGCGTCCTCGCCGCTCTGGAATACAGCCATAAGGCCGGAATCGTCCATCGCGATATCAAGCCGGCCAACGTCATGGTGACCGGGGAGTCAAATGATGTGAAGGTCATGGACTTCGGAATCGCGCGGGCGATGGCCGATTCCGCGGCCACCATGACCCAGACGCAGGCCGTGGTTGGTACTGCCCAATACCTGTCGCCCGAGCAGGCCCTCGGCGAGACCGTGGATGCCCGCAGCGATCTGTATTCTGCAGCGTGCCTCCTGTTCGAAATGCTGACGTCCCGTCCTCCGTTCACGGGCGACAGCCCTGTCTCGGTGGCCTACCAGCACGTCCGCGAGATCCCGGAACCCGCCAGCACCTTCAATCCGGCCGTTTCAGAGGCACTGGACAGTGTCCTGGCCAAAGGCCTGCAGAAGAACCGCGCGGATCGTTTCCAGGATGCTGCTGCCTTCCGGCGCGCCTTGCGTGCGGCCAAGAACGGTGTTGCGGTTCCGGCAGTTGCCGCCGGAACACCCACCGACGTCCACGAGGCGGTGCCGTCGACACAGCAGATTCCGGAAGGCGGCCTGGCTCGCGGCCTGATGGGCGCGGAATTCCTGGACAGCACCCTGAGCGGAGGGCCAGGCAACGACGAGGCCGCCGGCGACCAGGACCTGCTCGCCCGGGAGGCAGCCGAATCGGAGTCTGAGGCAGAGCACGACGGCGCCATGCCGCTTGGTTTCGCCCCTGAACGGGAGCGGACCGCCAGGCAGAAGTCCCGCCGCCGTGCGTGGACCGCAGTGGTGGTCATTTTGGTGCTGCTGGTCTTGGCCGGCGGCGGATTCTGGGTGTACACCACGGTGAACCAGAAGCCGCCCCCGCCCCCGTTGATCGCGGTACCGGCGGTCGCCAACATGAGCGAGGCCACGGCATTGCAGACGCTTTACGGCGCCAATCTCAGCCCGGAGTCTCATCATGTCCCGGATGACAAGGTACCCAAGGGGACAGTGATCAGCACCGACCCCGGCGCGGGGTCCCAAGTGGCGCCGAAATCACAAGTCACGCTGAAGGTTTCAGACGGGCCGGTCTCGGCGACCGTCCCGGCAGGCCTGAGCGGCCTCACCGAAGCCGCTGCCCGCGACCTCCTGCGCCAGGCCGGACTCGTAGGCGGGTCAAGCACCTTGGCCAATAGTGCCACGGTCCCCGCGGGCTCCGTCATCAGCACGAAGCCGGCTTCCGGAGCCGTGGTGGGCGTGGGCAGCACCGTTGACTTGGTGGTGTCCACGGGCAAAGTAGCCGTGCCTCAACTCGTTGGATTGAGCAAGGCCGATGCCGAGGCACTGCTCAAGCAAAACGGCCTGGCCATCGCGGTCACCGAACAGGAGAATTCGCAAGTAGCCCCTGGAAAGGTGACTGGCCAGGGAGATGCCTTCAATTCCCTCGTGGAGCAGGGCAAGACCATCAGCGTGATTGTCGCGAAGGCTCCCGCCCCGCCCCCGAGTCCCACTCCGACCCCTACTCCGTCTCCGAGCGACACCAAGGGCGGCGGAGGCCTGGGCGGACTAGGCGGCTAG
- a CDS encoding protein kinase domain-containing protein, translating into MRPTSGITLGGRFQLTSRIAIGGMGEVWRAKDQILGRIVAIKVLKEEYTGDPGFLQRFRAEARHTALLNHVGIANVFDYGEEDGSAYLVMELVPGQPLSSMLEHEQVLSPDRTLSIISQTARALAPAHAQGLVHRDIKPGNLLITPDFRVKITDFGIARLADQVPLTQTGQVMGTAQYLAPEQATGQTATGASDIYSLGIIGYECLTGHRPFSGESQIAIALAQVNDAPPPLPESLPTPVRALLMSMLAKDPKNRPADAIKLAEAAEAIRAGDIAKAHAAVPGMLLFESATGPITAPTDIATAPTGIVTSPYGREARSTSTSALPVVGAAAAGAAAVGAAAEGGNPLARANALAAERSLDQAGEHNQYIHEEEEYQEEPPRKKRSPWTWPLIALIVLVLLAVVGAILTQSGLFSPSRPAPAGTTPPAQVSSAPPTSATPSPTETSASPTPTTSTPDTINLIPEQYKGQPYDKVRSDLNALGLAVNGVQVFDPSTPGTVIDINPSGPVAKGSTITVNYSKGPQMVTVPTIGKGATESQVQAIIEGAGLRWVTGAAVDGATGQAPGTFVSSDPAAGQKVAAGSVVTYHLSKPAANPSSPSPKTTP; encoded by the coding sequence GTGAGGCCTACGTCAGGAATCACCCTCGGCGGCAGGTTCCAGCTGACCAGTCGCATTGCGATTGGCGGCATGGGAGAGGTCTGGAGGGCAAAGGACCAGATCCTCGGCCGGATCGTCGCCATCAAGGTACTCAAGGAGGAATACACGGGTGACCCCGGGTTCCTCCAGCGGTTCCGCGCCGAGGCCCGCCACACTGCGCTGCTTAATCACGTGGGAATCGCCAACGTCTTCGACTACGGAGAGGAAGACGGCTCCGCCTACCTGGTCATGGAATTGGTACCGGGTCAGCCGCTGAGCAGCATGCTGGAACACGAGCAGGTCCTTTCCCCGGACCGCACCCTGTCCATCATTTCCCAGACAGCCCGGGCGCTGGCCCCCGCTCATGCCCAGGGTCTGGTGCACCGGGACATCAAGCCGGGCAACCTGCTGATCACGCCGGACTTCCGTGTCAAGATCACCGACTTCGGTATCGCCCGCCTTGCAGACCAGGTTCCGCTCACGCAGACCGGCCAAGTCATGGGTACGGCGCAGTACCTGGCTCCGGAGCAGGCCACCGGACAAACGGCCACAGGCGCCTCGGACATATATTCCCTCGGGATTATCGGCTACGAGTGCCTCACGGGGCATCGCCCGTTCTCCGGCGAATCCCAGATCGCGATAGCCTTGGCCCAGGTCAACGACGCCCCGCCGCCGCTGCCTGAAAGCCTGCCTACCCCGGTACGCGCCCTGCTGATGTCCATGCTCGCCAAGGATCCGAAGAACCGTCCTGCGGATGCCATCAAGCTGGCTGAAGCCGCAGAGGCGATCCGCGCCGGCGATATTGCCAAGGCACACGCCGCCGTGCCCGGGATGTTGCTGTTCGAATCCGCAACGGGCCCCATCACCGCACCCACGGACATCGCCACCGCGCCCACCGGCATTGTCACCTCGCCGTACGGCAGGGAAGCACGGTCGACGTCGACGTCGGCGCTCCCGGTGGTCGGCGCCGCCGCCGCGGGAGCCGCAGCGGTAGGGGCCGCAGCCGAAGGTGGAAATCCGCTGGCCCGTGCCAACGCCCTGGCTGCTGAACGCAGTTTGGATCAGGCCGGCGAGCACAACCAGTACATCCATGAGGAAGAGGAGTACCAGGAGGAGCCGCCGCGGAAGAAACGCAGCCCGTGGACGTGGCCGCTCATTGCACTGATCGTGCTCGTGCTGCTCGCCGTGGTGGGGGCGATCCTGACCCAGTCCGGGCTGTTCTCGCCCAGCAGGCCGGCACCGGCCGGCACCACCCCTCCGGCCCAGGTCTCGAGCGCACCGCCAACCTCGGCAACTCCGAGCCCCACGGAGACCTCGGCCAGCCCCACGCCCACCACGTCCACCCCCGATACGATCAACCTGATCCCTGAGCAGTACAAGGGACAGCCGTACGACAAGGTGCGCTCGGACCTCAATGCACTCGGCCTCGCGGTCAACGGCGTGCAGGTCTTCGATCCATCCACGCCCGGCACTGTCATCGACATCAATCCTTCCGGTCCCGTGGCCAAGGGATCGACCATCACCGTCAACTACTCCAAGGGACCGCAGATGGTCACGGTGCCGACCATCGGCAAGGGAGCCACCGAATCACAAGTACAGGCCATCATCGAAGGTGCCGGCCTGCGCTGGGTGACCGGAGCCGCCGTTGACGGAGCAACCGGCCAGGCGCCGGGAACATTCGTCAGTTCCGATCCTGCAGCCGGGCAGAAAGTAGCGGCCGGGTCCGTCGTGACCTATCACCTGTCCAAGCCGGCCGCGAACCCGTCGTCTCCTTCCCCTAAGACCACCCCGTAG
- a CDS encoding penicillin-binding transpeptidase domain-containing protein, with translation MNHSIRNAWMAAVAMFALLFGAISYVQVIGAGDLNDNPWNQRAVLANYCNDRGAIIVGGKPIAESVAGDETCKYQRSYAQPELYAGITGYFSRTYGSTGLEQQLRDELAGSSDQLFLDRVSQIFLGSQPKGASVELTLDPVIQKLAYDLIPDGQRGSIVVTNPKTGAIIAMVSKPSYNPNLIATHDPAKEKAGYDQINQVPGINLNQSVSGPTGELLAPGSVFKLVDTAAALSSGKYNKDSVLPNPDSLPLPGSNASLPNYAGGNCSTRNTADFPFALEQSCNTPFASIALDLGQNAIADQASKFGFGQDFGDHLKLQSAVSVFPKNLDQAALAQSAVGQRDVRATPLQIAMMTAAIANKGVQMKPNLIKTVRAPDLRVISEPKAEALRTSTTPDIASQITQWMTDVVSKGIASGAAVPGVQVAGKTGTAQLGDSGLNNSWFTGFAPANDPQVAVTIVMEGVDVSTGAKLTSPNAKKIFEAVLNK, from the coding sequence ATGAACCATTCCATACGCAATGCGTGGATGGCAGCAGTTGCCATGTTCGCCCTGCTCTTTGGCGCGATCAGCTATGTCCAGGTCATCGGCGCCGGCGACCTCAATGACAATCCGTGGAACCAGCGCGCGGTCTTGGCGAACTACTGCAACGACCGCGGCGCCATCATCGTGGGCGGCAAGCCGATCGCTGAATCCGTCGCCGGAGACGAAACCTGCAAGTACCAGCGCAGTTACGCGCAACCGGAGCTCTATGCCGGGATCACGGGCTACTTCTCCAGGACTTACGGATCCACCGGGCTCGAGCAGCAGCTCCGGGATGAGTTGGCAGGCAGCTCCGACCAGCTCTTCCTTGACCGTGTGAGCCAGATTTTCCTCGGGAGCCAGCCGAAGGGCGCTTCGGTGGAATTGACCCTCGATCCCGTGATCCAGAAGCTGGCTTACGACCTCATTCCTGACGGTCAGCGCGGCTCAATTGTCGTCACCAACCCGAAGACGGGCGCCATTATCGCGATGGTTTCCAAGCCGTCCTATAACCCCAACCTGATCGCCACGCACGATCCCGCCAAGGAAAAGGCCGGTTACGATCAAATCAACCAGGTCCCCGGCATCAATCTCAACCAGTCCGTGAGCGGGCCCACCGGCGAGCTGTTGGCGCCCGGTTCCGTGTTCAAGCTCGTCGATACCGCGGCTGCATTGAGCTCCGGGAAGTACAACAAGGACAGTGTCTTGCCGAACCCGGACAGCCTGCCCTTGCCCGGTTCGAACGCCTCCCTGCCGAACTATGCCGGCGGCAACTGCTCAACCCGCAACACAGCCGATTTCCCTTTCGCCTTGGAACAGTCGTGCAACACGCCCTTCGCGAGCATCGCCCTGGACCTGGGTCAGAACGCCATCGCGGACCAGGCCAGCAAGTTCGGCTTCGGACAGGATTTCGGGGACCACCTCAAGCTGCAGTCAGCGGTCAGTGTCTTCCCCAAGAATCTGGACCAGGCGGCGTTGGCCCAGTCCGCCGTCGGGCAACGTGACGTCAGGGCCACTCCCCTGCAAATCGCCATGATGACCGCCGCTATTGCCAATAAGGGCGTCCAGATGAAGCCGAACCTCATCAAGACTGTGCGGGCACCTGACCTGCGTGTCATCAGCGAGCCCAAGGCCGAGGCGCTGCGTACTTCCACCACGCCCGATATCGCCAGCCAGATCACACAGTGGATGACCGACGTCGTATCCAAGGGCATTGCGAGCGGTGCCGCCGTGCCGGGAGTCCAGGTGGCCGGCAAGACCGGTACGGCGCAACTCGGCGATTCAGGCTTGAACAACTCATGGTTTACCGGGTTCGCCCCGGCCAACGACCCGCAGGTAGCCGTCACCATTGTCATGGAAGGCGTTGATGTGTCTACAGGCGCAAAGCTAACCAGTCCGAACGCGAAGAAGATTTTTGAGGCGGTGTTGAACAAGTGA
- a CDS encoding FtsW/RodA/SpoVE family cell cycle protein yields MILAITTPKPRRNVELVLLVLALAVGIGASAMVGLNSPAAFDGDFWFQSSLLIVAAFAFHMILRFRAKYADPIILPIVVALNGLGLALIHRMDQPGEDTGNNQLRWTLLAMAVSIVVIWFLKDHRLLRRFTFISLAASAVLLVLPLVPGISAGEVLGASVWIRLGPMTFQPGEIAKITLAIFFAGYLSSNRDLILLAGRKIGPMQLPRFKDLGPMITAWLVSIGILVFQRDLGTSILFFGLFIVIIYVATSRISWVVIGVALIIGGGFLASRFFSHVAFRLDSWWNAFTPEVFDRSPGGSGQIVQGLFGMADGGLGGTGLGQGRPDLVPFANSDMIVALIGEELGLIGLFAVVMLYMLLFTRGFRAALGARDAFGKLLACGLSFAIALQCFVVIGGVTRLIPLTGLTTPFLAAGGSSLLANWIIVGLLLMISNTARGPVDTTPITHAPTEAVQTS; encoded by the coding sequence ATGATCCTGGCCATCACCACACCCAAACCGCGCCGCAACGTCGAGCTCGTCCTGTTGGTCCTTGCCCTCGCTGTGGGAATCGGCGCCAGCGCCATGGTCGGGCTCAACAGTCCGGCCGCTTTCGACGGCGATTTCTGGTTCCAGTCGAGTCTCTTGATCGTCGCGGCATTCGCTTTTCACATGATCCTCAGGTTCCGCGCAAAATATGCCGATCCGATCATCCTTCCGATCGTCGTTGCCCTCAACGGCTTGGGACTGGCCCTCATCCATCGCATGGACCAGCCAGGCGAGGACACGGGTAACAACCAGTTGCGCTGGACCCTCCTGGCCATGGCGGTGTCAATCGTCGTGATTTGGTTCCTCAAGGATCACCGCCTCCTTCGCCGTTTCACTTTTATTTCGCTGGCGGCCAGCGCAGTTCTCCTTGTACTGCCGCTCGTTCCCGGCATCTCGGCTGGCGAGGTGCTCGGCGCCAGCGTCTGGATCCGGCTCGGTCCCATGACTTTCCAACCAGGCGAAATCGCCAAGATCACCTTGGCTATATTCTTCGCAGGTTATCTTTCCTCCAACCGGGACCTCATCCTGCTTGCCGGCCGAAAAATCGGCCCGATGCAATTGCCGCGCTTCAAGGATCTTGGACCGATGATCACGGCTTGGCTCGTGAGCATCGGCATCCTCGTGTTCCAGCGGGACCTTGGCACGTCAATCCTTTTCTTCGGCTTGTTCATCGTCATCATTTACGTGGCAACAAGCCGAATCAGCTGGGTGGTCATCGGCGTCGCGCTGATCATAGGTGGCGGATTCCTGGCGTCCAGGTTCTTCTCGCACGTCGCGTTCCGCCTGGACAGCTGGTGGAACGCCTTCACCCCGGAAGTCTTCGACCGCTCCCCGGGCGGCAGCGGACAGATCGTCCAAGGCCTCTTCGGCATGGCCGATGGCGGCCTCGGAGGCACAGGGCTCGGACAAGGCCGGCCGGATCTGGTGCCGTTTGCCAACAGCGACATGATCGTGGCCCTCATCGGTGAGGAACTCGGACTGATCGGTCTCTTTGCCGTCGTGATGCTCTACATGCTCCTTTTCACCCGCGGGTTCCGCGCGGCTCTTGGCGCGCGGGACGCGTTCGGCAAGCTCTTGGCTTGCGGCCTGTCCTTTGCCATAGCGCTGCAGTGCTTCGTAGTGATCGGCGGCGTCACGCGGCTCATCCCCCTGACGGGGCTGACCACTCCATTCCTTGCGGCGGGCGGCTCCTCCTTGCTTGCCAACTGGATCATCGTGGGCCTGCTACTCATGATTTCGAACACCGCGCGCGGCCCGGTGGACACTACGCCCATTACCCATGCCCCCACAGAGGCGGTGCAGACCTCATGA